GTTCTTCCTGTTTTATTGATGATCCACATTGATAAAGTTCAAAAAAGTGTGCAGAGATACATTCCAACTGTAAAGATTGGGCTGGCATTTTGTTTGCAGATGGACAATAATGGAAAGGATGGTCGAATAAAGCGGTCACATAAATCTACAACAAGGACACCCCTAAAGTTGGGAGAGGGGACACAGAACcttcaaattaacatgcaaatgcatggtagcacaaaaaaaatcaccaaataactaaatgcagcggaaattaaatttgacacggtgatttgtttacgaatggggaaaacctccaaggcaaaaaccccaccggatgattttaaggtcaccactcttgagaatccattattatcaaaacaagcggttacaagtaaaggaatcccagtaccttataccaacctacagttgaacccttaccccaatacccaattggacttattttgtagtgacaatctctccttgtattgcacggctcccagcaAGTGAAGGGCACCCAAGCTTTTTTGGGCTACCTTTTATAAGGctaaaatcaaatatttgaatAATCAATTAAACGTGCAAAACTAAAGTAACAGTTTATAATACCCGAGGAAAAAGAATACCTAGCCGACAAAATAGTTAGTAAGTTTTCCAAAGAGTGTGTCTATCTTTGGTTTAAGGCTTATATTCACAGATCACCAAGGAACTTAGCCCCATGTAAAAGCCTTAGATTTATGGGTCATTTGGACCAGGGTAACCACTAAATTTGGACATAGAATACTACAAATATACGCTTAATCTAGCCCAACTAGAGGCCTATACATTAGAGCCCAAGTTACAGAtttcttctctttgttttgccttttttattttattttattttatactttaatCAAGAAAGTACTAAAGGTGGGCTACATATCCGAACCCATTGTTATTGAGCTTAGCTCAGGTCCAactttaataactttttttttttttttttttccgaattAAGGTTTAATAACATGAAGTTGCAAAGCTTTTGCagtaatttgtttgtgtttattAGTACTATGCTACTTATGTTTGACAAACTGTTAAAAAAAGCCAATGATCACATTTGAAAATGGTATACATTGGTTTAAGCATGAGACTGAAAATAGAAATATCAGAGGCTTGAAATAGTCCTTTCATGTCTAAATTTTAGCtacaatacaataaatttagtGTACAATGTACTACACCCAAAGGATAAACAAACTGCAATACAGGCTTTGCTGCAGTTCTGTTTGGGAGGGCTAAACCAAAAGATGTTTGCCTCTTGTGTCACTTGCGTATGGATGAAGATTAGATGGCGAGCTCAATATGTAATGTTTCATGACTTGATTAGTGATATAGCTACTGATAccagaataaataaataaataaatatatatatatatatatatttatatatatataagttcgTCAAATCGTAAAGGCTGCTATAGGAATGAGTAATCCAGAAAATGAAGACAAATCATGAGTTAATTTTAGAGTTCCACCAACGACTAGCAAGAAAGATTGAAAAATTTTTGGGCCAAATTTACATGCAACAAGCTCTTTACCTTCTAAGAGTTTATGGTGGATTGAAATATTTAAAGTTACCTTAGTTTTTAAGGTACAGTCCACCCTAGAAGTTTATCATTCATTGTTAAATAAATGTGTTAGATTTCGTCATTATTAACATTTGAAGAAACATTGACAGGAATCATTTTGATATTTACTttagtttaacaaaaaaacaccTCTTGGTACATCTAGAGGAACCTTAGTTGTACTCCTGGCTAACTTACAAATTGAAGATTGCCCTGAAATTACTGAGCTTTCGATGCTTCATGAATGTGTTATACCTGAAATAATGCAAGGAATTCAAATCAGAAGAATGTATTGCATTTGGCAGAGCTGCAACTTTCCCAAACTAGAAAAACTGGAACTCACAAGCCCATCACAGCCAAAGATGGCCTAAAGAGATTTGTGCTACAAAGGTACTCTTAAATGCTTGATTATGAAggtcaaactttgaaaatacaGTTTCTCATTCTGCACCTGCAAAACCTTTAAGTAATTTGAAATCAGATTTTGTGTAACGTTGAAGAAAATAGCAGCAACAAAAGGGATATTTGGAGAAAAGATGGTTTCATTAATAAGCATCACACTGCAGACATAATCATAGTTCTAAAGATTTCTGCAGCTGGATTGtcttttttctccctcttttaCCAAGTCAAGAAATCATTTATGAAAGCATGATTGCTTCCTTTTCAAATTATTATAGTTAATTCTTCGGACCTTTTTAAGATTCTTCAGACCTGAAGAATTgtatatacccaaaaaaaagaaaaaagtattacCCAATTGTAAGTGGACTACCACTACCTCCTCCCTTCTCAAAAACATCACTGGAAGACTACAGTAGTTCTGTTCCGGGTAGAtgtttcttaattttgaagATAATATATTTGTGTATCATTTAAGTAAAAACTGTGTGAATTCTATTTTAGCAACAGTAACAACAACAAAGTCTTAGTCCCAAAGCTAGTGAGTTGATTATGGATCCACAACAAACTAATCGACCACATGTATTCTTCTCTCAATCTTAaccattctattctatccaaTATCATACTCCCTATCACCTTCTTAAATTAACATATCATTACtactattaatattattttagacATTCCTCTACCACTTTTAGTTCCCTCAACTTGGATCAAATACCTCTTCCTCACTAGTGCATTAATCGTTCTTCTTTGCACATGATCAAACCATCTCAAGAACTCTCCTTCATCTTTCATCAATATGAAGTCACCTCTATACTTTAAACGAATTCTTCATTTTGTATCTAATCTTTCCTTATATTTCCATTCATCCATCTTAACATTCTTATTTCAATTAAACTTATTTTATGAAGATGTTTTATAATAGTCCAGCATTCAGTACCATATTTTACTACTAGTCTTATAGTAATCTTGTAAATCTTTTCCTACAATCACACTTTACTCTTGATGCGCTTCTCCCCTTCATCTACCATACTCTTATCCATGATTTagaccctctttgatttctCAATCCTTATGAATTagtgatataaaaaatactcaCTTTTTCATATCTCTTGACCATCAAGTTTTATAACTCCAATTTTATTTCACCTTTTACTTACATACACTCCATATACTATGTTTTAGACCTATGTAACATAAAGCCTTTACATTCTATAGCATCTACTAGAACTATATCCTCTAAAGAAGCATATGGACTTCATCTCGATTGGTATAATAAGTTCATCAATATATAGTGCAAAAAGATGTGTTTAGTTGATCCTTAATTACATCTCCTAAATCACCTTAATATACTTTAAAGGAACCCCTTTTTCTCCAAAACCAACCACATAACCTCTCTATATATCTATTATATGTTTTCTCTAAGTCCACAAAAACCATATTGAAAAGGTAATGATCATGATGACCATATCATATCTAACCTTTATATTACAATTTAtgcttctaatatttttttttatgctgaCACTATTTATGCAAGGCAAGGGAAGCGAAAGGCATTGCTCCTTtgtcatattattttatggCAAGTTCCTCCTAATTCCCCTTTTTAACTTTACAAACTTTGGGGAAGAAGTTCCAGCCATAGATGCACCCTAGGGACATCAAGGCAGGCTCAATCACTTTCACACTTGGCATTGCCACAACTGACCTTCacctatcaaaacaaaattgttGTGATTGACCTTAATTCAGATGATGAAATGAGCAAAGACATTATCCACAAAAGGAGTGGATGTAATTTTGTACTTagtttgacataaaatttgCGTACTCTATTTGttttatgaaatataattttgctctaaaaatatttttcactatATAGAGGACTATTATCAAGCGATGAACAACATAATAAGTTATCATCCTTCAGTCAAAGGgccaaaactttaaaataaaaatacacaaaCTCATGGAAAGTTTAACAAGAAGAATAACTGCATACATGATACATCTGGTTTTACAATATTTAGAGGATTATGTGCAGGACTGCAGGGAAACTTTTCATTAAAAACTGCAAGTACATGTAGAGGACGACAAACAATGACACAAACCACTATAATCATCAATACATCTTAGTATTACAGGTCAAAACATCCACTAAACagttacaccaaaaaaaaaaaaaaatcaaatattaaaattcaaacTGGGGAGCTAACATATAAATTTAGTTCTATGAACCTCTTTAGAATAAAAACTGACAAAACATAAGAATAACTTGTTATATGTAAAAAGACCACATCAGTGACCTCAGGAGGACAACCACAAAATATGGTTCTACTTTATTAAATCAAGAGAAAAATGCAAAGAAACCCATGTGGTTTGGGTCTGTTTTAGATACACCCATGTACTATCAACTTAATGCTATTAACTCATGTGGTTCGAGGAATGATGATAATTGCTCTGTCCATTACACTTGCATCAACTGTGATGGATGGATTTTTGAATGaattaaaacataatttattttaaattttaatttaattcatcttaaaaatatatttctacaaatgaaaaaaaggtaaacacaagtttaattaatgagaacaaataataaattttgaatcCTGCTACAATTGAACCTTGCCAAAACAttgattacaaaaaataaaagtttaccaATTAGAAAAATTTCTCACCATCTTAGAACaattaaaacttttattaattttatttcaaaataaattttttataataaagcAATTGCGTACATCACTTCCCATCCATCACAATAGATAGAAGTGCAACAGAGGGAGCAATTTCATCATTTCTCAAACTTCATAGGTTACACTAAATTGATGGTTGTAAGTGCAGCAGTGTCATTGAAATAGGCCCAAACCACATGAGGTTTTTTTCGCATTTTGCTCTTTAATAAATGATTATGGAAGAACGAGGACTTACCCTGATAAAGCACTTAACAATGGTAGCACATAATGATGATGAAATAGTCAGATGGATATCCATCACTCTTGTAGCAAGAATAACACCCACTAGCTTCCCAAATGCTCTTGACACTGAGGTGAAATGTGTCCACGCTCAACAAAAAGTATCATAAGCCTATCTGCCTCCTCGCATTTACCTTCTAACATCAGTCTTTTACTCACCTTCTCACATAACTTCAAATCAGGAATCAGATTCCGGTTGAACATGCGACAGGCCACTTTATATGCTGACAAAGGAATCCCTTTGCTCAAATAACTTTCCATAAGTATGTGACATGTTTTAGCGTCAATTCTAGAAGCTGTTCTCAACACCTTACCTAAGAGTTTATCCGCCTCCTCAAGATTTCCAAAACTACAAAGCTTTTCAATAACTTGATTATACACTGTTCTGCATGAATGTCTTGAGAGCATTTTCTCCAATAGTTTCAGCAAATCTTCCACCCTACCCATCTGACAATACCTGTGGATAACTGTCCTGTATGTAACAGGAGTAGGATCCAAACCCTTCTTCAGCATCTTCATTGTAAATTCAGTTGCTTCTTCTATTCTACCTTTCTTCCCCAATGCATCTATCACCGTAGTATACGTGACTACATCAGGGTGCTTGTTGTTAAGATACATGTCGTCAAGCAATGATAGAGCAGCTTCCAAATCATCCTTCTGACAGTATCCATGAATTAAAGTGGTGAAGTTTACCACATTAACAGCACATCCCTTGTTCAGACACTCCTGCATGAACTTTTTAGCCTCGTCCATTTTTCCCTCTCTGCAAAGAGACTGAATCAGTAAGTTAATTTCAACTGGGGTTGGAAAAAAGCTTTTTCTGATCATCTCCCTTACAATATCACAGGCCTCAGACAACTTCCCTTCCCTACGTAGACCATGCATCACAACACCATAAGTGATGGCATTTGGGGTCCACCATTCTTCCTCACTCAAGTTCATCATCTCTCTAGCTTCTGATGACTTTCCACTCTGACAAAGCCCATGTAACAAGGCAGTATATGATACAGTGTTTGGTTTGCAGCCATTCTTGTACATCTGCTTAAGCATCTCTTTAGCTTTGTCCACCTTTCCTACCAGGCAAAGCCCATTAAGAACGGCAGTGTAAGTCACAACATCAGGAAAGCAACCCTTTATGAACATTTCATTTACTAATTCTTTAGCAATGTCAGTCCTTCCAGCCTTGCAAAATGAATGAACTATTGCACTATACCCAACCTTATCAACACGAAAACCCCTCTCCTCTGCTTCCCTCAAAAACTCCAAAGCCTCATCTCCATGACCATGCTTGGAGAGCATGTGTATAAGAGTATTGTAGGTAACCTGGTCTGGTATCAATTTACTATCCTTCACCATCTTATCCATCAATTCTCTCACTTCTTTAACCCTTTTCTCTTTACAGAGAAAACCCATCACTGTATAGTAGCTAACCTTATCCGGGTAGCATCCTTTCAGAGGCATTTCAGCGATTAGCTCAATAGCATTGTCTATACGATGCAAGTCACAATACCCCTTGATCAAGCTATTATAAGTGACAACATTAGGTGTGATTTCAACAAGTTGCATTCGGGCCAGGAATCTCAATGCCTTTTCCAGTTTATTCCCCTTCACCAAAACATTGATTGCAGTGTTACATATTGACAAATCAGGATCAACTCCTGCTCTTTGCATCAAAGTCAAAACTTGCATTGCATTCCTCAACTTGCGTGCCCGACCATATGACACCATCACATAACCAAATGCTTCAGGCTGGCGCACAATACCCCTGCGGGCCATGAGCCGAAGAACCCGCCTAGCACCCTGACATAATTTAGTCTTACTAAGGACCTCCAGCATTGTATAGTAAACAATTGGGTCATGTCTGTACCGCCACTGCCGATCAGCCCAATAGAATAATTTCAAAGCAACCCGTTCATCTGCCTGAGAGCGCAGAACAGCACAAACTTGGCGAGGTTTAAGGCTTCTTAGTAAGTGCCTTAATTCCCCTTCAAGCTTTGGATTCCAAGCTGACCTAAGTTCAATCAACCTACAAATCTCTCTCACCAAAGGGTGTCTTATATCATCCTCATCCAACTCAACTCTTCCAATACCTTCCCTTTGTTCACCATTTCTATTTAACGTATTCAAAACCataaaatcatcatcatcatcatcatcatcattaccATCCTCTCCTACTTcttcgtcgtcatcatcatcctcaaaCTCTTTAGCCTCATCAAATTTATCAAAGCTAGAGTCTTGCCGGTCCCCATTATCCCAGGAACCCATTTGCCTAAATCTGCCATACCCATCATCAGTATCATCAATTTCACCTTTCCCAGCAGGTTGACCTCTACTACTAGCAAAAGAGGTTCTTgataaaaatgaagaataatATGCAACAAGTCCAATACAGGCTAATGGGTTATTAAGGAAATAATAGCTAACCTCTTGCCCATTAAACTGACCACTATTGCCACAAACACATGTATGAAAATGTAAGAAAGCAAAATACCTGTGAGGTTTTCGAATTCTAAAGTAGGAATTGAAGTTATATAACATGGCAGTATAGTTTGGAATCTGAAAGTAACAAATGTAAAGAAGTAAGAAAGGGAGCAAAGTGGGGTTTGCCTGGGAGCTTCCTTCTAATAAAATGCTTGCTGCTGCTTCTCAAACCGAACAAAGACAAACAGAACCCTTCAACCCTtagaccaacaacaacaacaacaactagaAGAAGAAATGCAAACTCTCACATACCCAAATGCCTCTTACTTCTCAGTTCAACTTCACCCACGACCACGAGAGAAACTCTACAAAACCTCACACAAGGACTACAAAACCCTCGTCCTCTCTCGTCTCGAGCGCGACACGGCCCGTGTCAACTCGCTCACCACCAAGCTCCAGCTCGCCCTCCCATCAAAGCCTTTCTACATGGCCCTCGACACGGGAAGTGCCGTCAACTGGCTCCAGTGTCAGCCTTGCTCCGACTGTTACCAGCAATTTGACCCGATCTTCAACCCGAGTGACTCCGTCTCCTACAACCCACTCTCCTGCGCGTCCTCACAATGCAGCTTGCTCGACAGCGTTTGTGTTGGgtagaagaagaagcagcagcagcGGCGGCTGAGAGGGAggtttgggaggagagagaggtgagaggaTCGGTCTGGTCCGGGATATAAGAGAgaagtgagattttttttttttttttttttttggagaagtgAGAGTCATGCCTACAAATAgtgaaataataattaaaaataaaatagattatttAAACTAGCCACGCAcgtgatgagttttttttttttttaagtgatcctgtagaaaaaaaatgatattttttttaaaaaaaatttatatatatgattgttgttttaaaaatctaatttataagtgaataaataaatttaaaaattaataggagagtggtcttatttttagacaatgttttagtgggagttagagttacatttttaccgaattgtcttttagttttctctctacttaaacatagggtgTAGCCGTGTAAggacatttttgaactaaaaaaatgaggaatccaaacagtgaaagccccttaaataatagtatagataaaatagagtgtataatagataatttgatgtgcatgttttttaaaagtaatatgtgtaaaaaaaaaaaaagtgagtttttatactaaaatagacaacaaattttacaaagaTTGATGGCTGATGgctgatgcaaatgctcttaggATTGGTTTGGAGAATAGAAAAGTGTGGGATAGAAAATGCCAAATGGAAGGGATGGAAAATTTAGgggatataaaaaattttagttttgtctctaatTATTTGGTTTGGAGGTGAAAAAATATATGAGGGATGgaaaactctctttttttgttgagaataaaaatgtgaagatagaaaatgtaatttgtatAAGTTTACTCTCATATTCTTAGCACataatataagaaataatttctttttaattatgaaaaaaatattccttattatcaattaaaattaatagaataatatcttataaaaattaacacttcattcattcacatatatatatatatatatatatttatatttatatatacacacactagcCTCTCCGCACAAGCATTGCGCATGCTTAGAgggtctcttttttttttctaagtgcaaaattttttattctttataattTGAGATTGATGCATTTTTTAATCTCCAAAATTCCTATGGGTGTAATGAAATGTAACACAAAATATAAACACATctgaaaatatataaatcttatCACACCGCTAGGTAtatttgtaattgaaaaatgcattaatctcaaattataaataatgaaaagttttgtacttagaaaaaaaataaaataaaaaaggctcTAAGTATGTACAATGTGCCAGCAAAGAGGctagttttttatttgagttaGTATTTACAAAAAGTGGACACCAAAAGGATTATTCTATTGGCAGTAGTTACAAACTTATCttcaaatttaagaaataaaaaataaattttatatatataaatatttttttttaagctgatgtggatttttttgataattaagtgctgatgtggccaataaaatttagatacatcaacattttatttagtattttaatattagaTGTACCAACAATGCAATTTGTTTGCCACATAAGCATTTTCCGTTAGTGAATTAACggtagagaccaaattgattgcAAATCAAAAATAATAGAAACCGTATTAACTGCTaccaaaatgtagagaccaaattgaccgTGTCCCCAAAATAtagagaccaaaatagtattttcgcCTAAAT
The sequence above is drawn from the Castanea sativa cultivar Marrone di Chiusa Pesio chromosome 5, ASM4071231v1 genome and encodes:
- the LOC142636441 gene encoding uncharacterized protein LOC142636441, producing MLYNFNSYFRIRKPHRYFAFLHFHTCVCGNSGQFNGQEVSYYFLNNPLACIGLVAYYSSFLSRTSFASSRGQPAGKGEIDDTDDGYGRFRQMGSWDNGDRQDSSFDKFDEAKEFEDDDDDEEVGEDGNDDDDDDDDFMVLNTLNRNGEQREGIGRVELDEDDIRHPLVREICRLIELRSAWNPKLEGELRHLLRSLKPRQVCAVLRSQADERVALKLFYWADRQWRYRHDPIVYYTMLEVLSKTKLCQGARRVLRLMARRGIVRQPEAFGYVMVSYGRARKLRNAMQVLTLMQRAGVDPDLSICNTAINVLVKGNKLEKALRFLARMQLVEITPNVVTYNSLIKGYCDLHRIDNAIELIAEMPLKGCYPDKVSYYTVMGFLCKEKRVKEVRELMDKMVKDSKLIPDQVTYNTLIHMLSKHGHGDEALEFLREAEERGFRVDKVGYSAIVHSFCKAGRTDIAKELVNEMFIKGCFPDVVTYTAVLNGLCLVGKVDKAKEMLKQMYKNGCKPNTVSYTALLHGLCQSGKSSEAREMMNLSEEEWWTPNAITYGVVMHGLRREGKLSEACDIVREMIRKSFFPTPVEINLLIQSLCREGKMDEAKKFMQECLNKGCAVNVVNFTTLIHGYCQKDDLEAALSLLDDMYLNNKHPDVVTYTTVIDALGKKGRIEEATEFTMKMLKKGLDPTPVTYRTVIHRYCQMGRVEDLLKLLEKMLSRHSCRTVYNQVIEKLCSFGNLEEADKLLGKVLRTASRIDAKTCHILMESYLSKGIPLSAYKVACRMFNRNLIPDLKLCEKVSKRLMLEGKCEEADRLMILFVERGHISPQCQEHLGS